A portion of the Deltaproteobacteria bacterium genome contains these proteins:
- a CDS encoding TetR/AcrR family transcriptional regulator yields the protein MQNPPRKRDAEQTRKRIIEAAEKVFVKKGFDGARVDEIAREAGANKRLLYLYYGNKDDLYFEVLRINFRRMIDAERASVEPGADPEAHVIAIIRHFFRTLAQNTGLARLLAWASLADGRSDARYQQSVDLLREGLGDLLSAVELGKTKGQFRGDVDVRRVAFLLTSACLSYFHKRMLMDALWGTRIESPGDAEKSIDEMIEVVMRGIRSGGRALEHAS from the coding sequence ATGCAGAATCCTCCTCGCAAACGCGATGCGGAACAGACCCGAAAGCGCATCATCGAGGCGGCTGAGAAGGTCTTCGTCAAGAAGGGATTCGACGGCGCCCGCGTGGACGAAATCGCCCGTGAAGCCGGCGCGAACAAGCGTCTGCTCTACTTGTATTACGGCAACAAGGACGACCTCTATTTCGAGGTCCTGCGCATCAACTTCCGTCGCATGATCGACGCCGAGCGCGCGTCGGTGGAGCCGGGAGCCGATCCCGAGGCGCACGTGATCGCGATCATTCGCCACTTCTTCCGAACGCTCGCCCAGAACACGGGACTCGCGAGACTCCTGGCCTGGGCGAGCCTCGCCGATGGACGCAGCGACGCGCGCTATCAGCAATCCGTCGATCTGCTGCGTGAGGGGCTCGGCGATCTGTTGTCGGCGGTCGAACTCGGCAAGACGAAGGGCCAGTTCCGCGGCGACGTCGATGTCCGACGCGTGGCGTTTCTGCTCACGAGTGCGTGCCTGTCCTATTTCCACAAACGAATGTTGATGGACGCCTTGTGGGGCACGCGCATCGAAAGCCCCGGCGACGCGGAGAAGTCCATCGACGAAATGATCGAGGTCGTCATGCGCGGAATCCGCTCCGGCGGGCGCGCGCTCGAGCACGCTTCCTGA